One Phaseolus vulgaris cultivar G19833 chromosome 2, P. vulgaris v2.0, whole genome shotgun sequence DNA window includes the following coding sequences:
- the LOC137809228 gene encoding uncharacterized protein: MDSWYSGGSSSNTKKEPIIRDMVHEFSEDDEQEEYITEEQTFPTSSNDNVQSFSRTTHNIHFDLSKVDQKNLDSSQIASFVVNSVKANPSIPIKTIIMEIKNRLGYLVTYKKTTVAKQKALAMEFGDWDESYNHLPRWLQVVQDSVPGTVVQYITRPYVVDGVQDESNYILERVFWSFKPCIEGFKYCKPIVQVDGQFLTGKYHDTLLTAIGQDGNQNIFPLAFAIVEGETKEVLIWFFQLLQAYVTPQSNLCMTTDRGTTILSTLQSPKVVSEEDGLTLVYCIRHITSNFNKRFKNVDLKRKLINMGYEMKQLTLQAKLSAMQAEFPQAVS; this comes from the exons ATGGATTCCTGGTATTCTGGTGGAAGTTCTTCGAACACTAAGAAAGAACCTATTATCAGAGATATGGTTCATGAATTCAGTGAAGATGATGAACAAGAGGAGTACATTACGGAGGAACAAACCTTCCCAACTTCATCCAACGACAATGTTCAATCATTTAGTCGTACAACCCACAATATACATTTTGACCTTTCGAAAG TTGatcaaaaaaatttagattCAAGCCAAATAGCATCCTTCGTCGTTAACTCCGTCAAAGCGAATCCATCCATTCCgataaaaactataattatgGAAATAAAGAATCGACTTGGTTATTTGGTGACGTATAAAAAAACAACGGTAGCCAAACAAAAGGCTCTTGCAATGGAGTTCGGTGATTGGGACGAATCATATAATCATCTTCCAAGGTGGTTGCAAGTTGTACAAGACAGTGTCCCTGGAACTGTAGTGCAATATATTACTCGTCCGTATGTTGTTGATGGTGTTCAAGATGAATCTAATTACATCTTAGAACGTGTGTTCTGGTCGTTCAAGCCATGCATTGAAGGGTTCAAATATTGCAAACCCATAGTTCAAGTTGATGGCCAATTCTTGACTGGAAAATATCACGACACTTTATTGACTGCCATCGGTCAAGATGGGAATCAGAACATTTTTCCGTTAGCTTTCGCCATTGTTGAAGGTGAAACAAAGGAAGTCCTTATATGGTTTTTCCAATTGTTACAAGCATATGTCACACCTCAGTCAAATTTATGCATGACTACGGATAGAGGAACAACAATATTATCAACATTACAATCTCCAAAAGTTGTTTCCGAAGAAGATGGTTTAACCTTAGTGTATTGCATACGTCATATAACATCCAATTTCAATAAGAGGTTTAAAAATGTTGACTTAAAGCGGAAACTAATCAACATGG GTTATGAAATGAAGCAGCTAACTCTACAAGCAAAGTTATCGGCTATGCAAGCAGAATTTCCACAGGCAGTCTCTTAG